ATGGCATTTTTCGCACCAATTTCATCCGCAAATACAACCTTTCCAACTCCCTTTGATCTGCCATCTTCGTGGGTGAGTACATCGGCCCTGAAACAAGTATAATGAATTAAAAAGGCTTACCTAACGACCATCCCACAGTTTCTGAACAAATCCTTTAATGTCTTCCATGTTGTTTTCCATTGTAAATTCGTGACAATGACAGCAACCCCGAGCAAATTCTGTCCGAGATCTTTTCCATCGTCCAAGTCTCCCTGTGTATCAGAGCGCCTTTCAGCTTTAGCACGGGGTATATACCCTTCTCTGTCTTCACGCACGAATATTTGGCGATCTGTATGGAATGTGCACATAATATGAATACAAACCCATCAATAAAGTATCGTTAAGCTCGGAAATTGCCCTAGCTGCCGTTTCTTCATCTGCGAATTCAACAATTCCACAGCCCTAAACGGTAATGAACGCGAGTTATACACAATGATAGAGATAAGCAACAAAAGGTCGCACAAGTTAGTGCGATTCATAGAGATCGGCAATGTTTTTGCTTACCTTGGACCTTCCTATGTAGTCTTCGATGATATCCGCACGTATAACGTCCCCAACTTGTTTCATGTGGTCCTTCAACTCTTGCCATTTTACCTTCCATGACAAATTACCAACGTAAACTCTACATTTGCTAGACTGTACAAGGATATGTCATGGACGTGGAGGAATAGGCCTACCCTTGTCATTTTTCTCGTTATATGCAACTAAACGGTACTACACACATAAAGTGTGGGATTAGATCATAAGAGGTATAAAAAAAGATACACATCCATAAATCCGGTGAAAATATGGCTGTaatccatttttaaagcAAACCATCTTACCCCGGACCCGACCCCATGCATTACCCATGGGGCATCGAATTCCATATTCACTCTTTATGGATATATACGCGCAAATTGACTCACAGTACCAGTTGTTATGTTATTTCTATATGTAAAACGTGCGGCACATGACTCTACTTTCGTCCCTACCCGCCGTACTCGCAAGATTCCATGCCTATTCTCACACACGAGCCCATTTCCAGGATTCTAGACAAATCCAGCCCATAAGATAGTGCGTCCGTTCTGTGTCTGCAGATAACTCGACTATAGTATGTAAAATGGTCCATTCCTGCTGGAAGGAGTGCCCAGATTTCCTAGACCAGCCTCTTTAGGGTATCCATCACGTTCAAAACACTCTCTATCCCCTTGAGAAGACTCACTTCACTGTATGTAGTTTTAAATGTGCCTTGTAGAATAACATGGACGAACCTCTCAATGTCGCCGCTGTCGTTGTTGTT
This region of Theileria equi strain WA chromosome 1, complete sequence genomic DNA includes:
- a CDS encoding RNA recognition motif domain containing protein (encoded by transcript BEWA_027950A), whose translation is MTRSSKCRVYVGNLSWKVKWQELKDHMKQVGDVIRADIIEDYIGRSKGCGIVEFADEETAARAISELNDTLLMDRQIFVREDREGYIPRAKAERRSDTQGDLDDGKDLGQNLLGVAVIVTNLQWKTTWKTLKDLFRNCGMVVRADVLTHEDGRSKGVGKVVFADEIGAKNAISMYNDHMLDGRRIGVRFEN